One window from the genome of Hyperolius riggenbachi isolate aHypRig1 chromosome 6, aHypRig1.pri, whole genome shotgun sequence encodes:
- the STX6 gene encoding syntaxin-6 isoform X1 codes for MSMEDPFFVVKGEVQKAVNTAQGLFQRWTDLLQDPSIATREELDWTTNELRNNLRSVEWDLEDLDETISIVESNPRKFSLDPAEMRQRKAFISETRQCVKEMKDQMTSPSVQALAEKKNRQALLGEGTRQGWNSEPDKYKGLDQEIQSANSQFLEGQVVQQQLIMEQQDEELELVSGSIGVLKNMSQRIGNELDEQAVMLDDFSHELDTAQSRMDNVLKKLAKVSHMTSDRRQWCAIVILLALLLVVLILFFTL; via the exons GGAGGTGCAGAAGGCAGTGAACACTGCACAGGGCCTGTTCCAGCGATGGACGGATCTTCTCCAGGACCCCTCCATTGCCACCCGAGAGGAGCTGGACTGGACTACTAATGAGCTACGCAACAATCTGAGGAGCGTTGAGTGGGATCTCGAGGACCTCGATGAGACTATCA GTATTGTGGAATCCAACCCCCGCAAGTTCAGTCTGGATCCAGCAGAGATGAGGCAGAGAAAAGCCTTCATCAGTGAAACCCGTCAGTGTGTCAAG GAAATGAAGGATCAGATGACCAGTCCATCTGTTCAGGCCTTAGCTGAGAAGAAGAACCGGCAG GCACTGCTAGGAGAAGGGACCAGACAGGGCTGGAACAGCGAACCAGACAAGTATAAAGGGCTGGACCAGGAGATCCAGTCAGCCAATTCTCAGTTCCTAGAGGGCCAGGTTGTGCAGCAACAG CTGATCatggagcagcaggatgaggagCTGGAGCTGGTGTCGGGCAGTATCGGGGTACTGAAGAATATGTCACAGCGCATTGGCAACGAGCTGGATGAACAGGCTGT GATGCTGGATGACTTTTCTCATGAACTGGACACAGCACAGTCCCGCATGGACAACGTCTTGAAGAAATTGGCAAAGGTGTCTCACATGACCAGTG ATCGGCGGCAGTGGTGCGCCATTGTCATCCTCCTCGCTCTGCTGTTGGTGGTGCTGATTCTGTTTTTCACTCTGTGA
- the STX6 gene encoding syntaxin-6 isoform X3: protein MSMEDPFFVVKGEVQKAVNTAQGLFQRWTDLLQDPSIATREELDWTTNELRNNLRSVEWDLEDLDETISIVESNPRKFSLDPAEMRQRKAFISETRQCVKEMKDQMTSPSVQALAEKKNRQALLGEGTRQGWNSEPDKYKGLDQEIQSANSQFLEGQVVQQQLIMEQQDEELELVSGSIGVLKNMSQRIGNELDEQAVMLDDFSHELDTAQSRMDNVLKKLAKVSHMTSGM, encoded by the exons GGAGGTGCAGAAGGCAGTGAACACTGCACAGGGCCTGTTCCAGCGATGGACGGATCTTCTCCAGGACCCCTCCATTGCCACCCGAGAGGAGCTGGACTGGACTACTAATGAGCTACGCAACAATCTGAGGAGCGTTGAGTGGGATCTCGAGGACCTCGATGAGACTATCA GTATTGTGGAATCCAACCCCCGCAAGTTCAGTCTGGATCCAGCAGAGATGAGGCAGAGAAAAGCCTTCATCAGTGAAACCCGTCAGTGTGTCAAG GAAATGAAGGATCAGATGACCAGTCCATCTGTTCAGGCCTTAGCTGAGAAGAAGAACCGGCAG GCACTGCTAGGAGAAGGGACCAGACAGGGCTGGAACAGCGAACCAGACAAGTATAAAGGGCTGGACCAGGAGATCCAGTCAGCCAATTCTCAGTTCCTAGAGGGCCAGGTTGTGCAGCAACAG CTGATCatggagcagcaggatgaggagCTGGAGCTGGTGTCGGGCAGTATCGGGGTACTGAAGAATATGTCACAGCGCATTGGCAACGAGCTGGATGAACAGGCTGT GATGCTGGATGACTTTTCTCATGAACTGGACACAGCACAGTCCCGCATGGACAACGTCTTGAAGAAATTGGCAAAGGTGTCTCACATGACCAGTG